A region of Aquarana catesbeiana isolate 2022-GZ linkage group LG08, ASM4218655v1, whole genome shotgun sequence DNA encodes the following proteins:
- the LOC141105829 gene encoding trypsin-like: MKFLLICMLIGAVAAFDDDDDKIVGGYTCGSHSQPWQVSLNSGYHFCGGSLLNSLWVVSAAHCYKASMQVRLGEHNIAVSEGTEQFINSAKVIRHASYNSRTTDNDIMLVKLASPATLNSYVKTVPLPSGCAGAGTSCVISGWGNTLSSGTNMPNLLQCVNAPILTTAQCSNAYPGQITSNMICVGYLEGGRDSCQGDSGGPVVCNGQLQGIVSWGYGCALANYPGVYTRVCNYNSWIASTQAAN, translated from the exons ATGAAGTTCCTCCTGATCTGTATGCTCATCGGAGCAGTTG CTGCCTTCGACGATGATGATGATAAGATTGTTGGGGGATACACCTGTGGATCACATTCTCAGCCCTGGCAGGTATCTCTGAACTCTGGATATCACTTCTGTGGTGGCTCCCTGCTTAACAGCCTGTGGGTGGTCTCTGCCGCTCATTGCTACAAGGC GAGCATGCAGGTCAGACTGGGAGAGCACAACATCGCTGTCAGTGAGGGCACCGAGCAGTTCATCAACTCTGCCAAGGTCATCAGACATGCCAGCTACAACTCCAGAACCACTGACAATGACATCATGTTGGTCAAGCTGGCCTCTCCTGCCACCCTCAACTCCTACGTCAAGACTGTGCCTCTGCCCAGTGGCTGCGCTGGCGCTGGAACCAGCTGTGTGATTTCCGGATGGGGCAACACTCTGAGCAGTGGAA CCAACATGCCTAACCTCCTGCAGTGTGTGAACGCTCCCATCCTGACCACCGCCCAGTGCAGCAACGCCTACCCCGGTCAGATCACCTCCAACATGATCTGTGTTGGCTACCTGGAGGGTGGCAGGGATTCATGCCAG GGTGACTCTGGTGGCCCCGTGGTGTGTAACGGACAGCTTCAGGGTATTGTCTCCTGGGGATATGGCTGTGCCCTGGCTAACTACCCCGGTGTCTACACCAGGGTCTGCAACTACAACTCTTGGATCGCCAGCACTCAGGCTGCCAACTAA